Sequence from the Leptospira johnsonii genome:
CTTTCGATCTCCGCTTCCGGAGTACCTGCTAGGCCCGAGTTGGAAGAAGTCTCCGGTCCTTCTCCCTGATTTCTAGGAAGTGAAAAATGTAAACTTGGGATCTGGCCCCTGCTGAGACTGAGTTTGATCTGTTCTGAAAAATTTTCGGGACTTAGATTTCGGACCAAATAGTAAGCTAGAATTAGAACCGCATGGATGGAGAGAGAAATGAAAAAAGAAACTCTGGAACCCATTGGATTAATACGATTTTACAAGTATAATTAATATTGAATTTTTCTTGAATCGAATTTTCAAACTCATAAAACTCTGCCGATGCAATCTTTCGATTCGGTTCACGGCTCTACGGTCGAGATTATTTCGATTTTGATCACCTGCTCCTTTGTAGGTTGGATCACAAACTATATCGCTGTGCAAATGATCTTCTATCCGGTCAAGTTTAGAGGATGGGGAATTTTAGGATGGCAGGGAATCATTCCGAGGCATTCTAAAAAAATGGCCGGGCTTATTTCGGATGTGATGACGGAAAGATTGATCCGCCCTTATGATCTGTACAAAAAGATAGATCCTGTGCAAATTTCGGATCTGATCCGAGACAGGATCGGAGAAAAATCTTCTTCCATAGTCAAAGATATATTTTTTGCGGACAATCCTGTGATCTGGTCTATGGTTCCGGAAGAAGCAAAACAAATTTTAGAAAAAGAGATTAGAGAAGATATTCCAAAAAAGATAGAAGAGATCTACACCTCTTTCGGTAAAAACCTGGAAAGTATATTAGGGATTGGTGATTTAATCAAAGAATCCATTTCGGGCGAAAATGCAAATGTTCTCTCCGAAATTTTCAGAAGATGTGGAGGTCCCGAGTTCAGATTTATTGTTCGTTCCGGGATCTATTTCGGGTTCTTGATCGGCTGTGTCCAAGTCTTATTTATAGCTTACCTAAACCAATGGTGGACCATGCCTCTTATGGGGATTTTTGTAGGTTATATCACCAACTGGCTGGCGATCCTTATGATCTTCTCACCTTTGCAGCCAAAGAACTTTTTATTTTTTAAATACCAGGGACTCTTCTTAAAAAGACAGATAGATGTTTCCAGAGAATTTGCGTCTATGGTCGCTTCTAAAATTTTAAATCCGGAAAGTTTGATCGGAGTGATCTTTAAAGGAAAAGGAGGGGATCTGATCATAACGGAACTTCTTTCCAAATCCAAAGAATTGATGGATGAGAAATTAAAGAAAAAGATCCCCTATGCTTCTTTGATCTTAGGCTCAAAAAAGCTGGAAGAGTTAAAGGAGAAGATTGCGAATTCTATTCTGGAGTTGGTGCCGGAAACTGCGGACAAAATGAAAGACTATATCGAAGAAAGATTAGAGATTGAAAAGTTAGTCTTCCAAAATTTGAGTATACTACCTGCGGAAGAATTCGAGCATCTTCTGCATTCGGTCTTCAAAGAAGATGAAGCCACCTTGATCAGCTTAGGTGCATTTCTTGGAGGTATCGCAGGATGTATCCAAGCATATCTCGTTTTTATAAAATAAGAGTGTGGTCGGTTTTTAGATAGATTCTTCTATAAAATAAACCGAAAGTATTATCTTTTAGGTGGATTTTTTCCGAATTATTTCTCTTTCATATTCCGATTTATTAAAATCAAATAGCTGATCTTCTAAATTCGCTATACCAAACTTGACTTCAAAAAATTACT
This genomic interval carries:
- a CDS encoding DUF445 domain-containing protein, coding for MQSFDSVHGSTVEIISILITCSFVGWITNYIAVQMIFYPVKFRGWGILGWQGIIPRHSKKMAGLISDVMTERLIRPYDLYKKIDPVQISDLIRDRIGEKSSSIVKDIFFADNPVIWSMVPEEAKQILEKEIREDIPKKIEEIYTSFGKNLESILGIGDLIKESISGENANVLSEIFRRCGGPEFRFIVRSGIYFGFLIGCVQVLFIAYLNQWWTMPLMGIFVGYITNWLAILMIFSPLQPKNFLFFKYQGLFLKRQIDVSREFASMVASKILNPESLIGVIFKGKGGDLIITELLSKSKELMDEKLKKKIPYASLILGSKKLEELKEKIANSILELVPETADKMKDYIEERLEIEKLVFQNLSILPAEEFEHLLHSVFKEDEATLISLGAFLGGIAGCIQAYLVFIK